The Phyllostomus discolor isolate MPI-MPIP mPhyDis1 chromosome 4, mPhyDis1.pri.v3, whole genome shotgun sequence genome window below encodes:
- the MAB21L4 gene encoding protein mab-21-like 4, translated as MAVQVPLWHHYLQAIRSRAAARAQDYQRAEDVLLTVLERVHARDPRFLVDYSRDLEAAQFALRSSDGPVVVEVPLRVDAEALRSEELGAAEPGDGPASCRLGVPRGGAGLEPWVTDDVFTASSSSSPDGCGHIAPGKVLRLLRDLLVAAIVHCRLHGLVAPGALNADSLREEELHLSLLVSGGWRAIRFHVLPVVRRKHRVPALEGALRVPGFPEGSLKRIVGQEVALVPASAQLWRVSTDYLLTRLLGALGTLPGHRLDSLSILDRINQESWRDGGQSPGLTFDHLKTVLLWASALFPAPEDWAELQGAVYRLLVVLLCCLATQRLPHFLHPGRDLLRGAGLDLGALYLRVERFASQPEAALRIHATHLGPSPPPRIDHGVKALLQLPASDPAYWATAYFDVLLDKFQVFHIQDQDRVAAMQSIFRKTKTVGGEAS; from the exons ATGGCCGTGCAGGTGCCCCTGTGGCACCACTACCTGCAGGCCATCCGCTCGCGGGCGGCGGCCCGGGCGCAGGACTACCAGCGCGCGGAGGACGTGCTGCTGACCGTGCTGGAGCGCGTGCACGCCCGGGACCCCCGCTTCCTGGTGGACTACTCCCGGGACCTGGAGGCCGCGCAGTTCGCCCTGCGCTCCTCCGACGGCCCCGTGGTCGTGGAGGTGCCCCTGAGGGTGGACGCCGAAGCCCTCCGGAGCGAGGAGCTGGGGGCCGCCGAGCCGGGCGACGGCCCCGCGTCCTGCCGCCTGGGCgtccccaggggaggggccggccTGGAGCCGTGGGTGACGGACGACGTCttcactgcctcctcctcctcctccccggacGGCTGCGGCCACATTGCGCCCGGCAAGGTCCTGCGCCTCCTCAGGGACCTGCTGGTGGCCGCCATCGTGCACTGCAGGCTGCACGGCCTCGTCGCGCCAG GTGCCCTGAACGCGGACAGCCTGAGGGAGGAGGAGCTGCACCTGTCCCTGCTGGTGTCCGGCGGCTGGAGGGCCATCCGCTTCCACGTGCTGCCGGTGGTGCGGCGCAAGCACAGGGTGCCCGCCCTGGAGGGCGCCCTGCGGGTGCCCGGCTTCCCCGAAGGCAGCCTGAAAAGGATCGTCGGCCAGGAGGTGGCCCTGGTGCCTGCCAGCGCCCAGCTCTGGAG GGTCTCCACGGACTACCTGCTCACCAGGCTGCTGGGCGCGCTGGGCACCCTGCCGGGCCATCGCCTGGACAGCCTCTCCATCCTCGACCGGATCAACCAGGAGAGCTGGCGTGACGGCGGCCAGAGCCCGGGCCTGACCTTCGACCACCTGAAG ACGGTGCTGCTCTGGGCCTCGGCGCTCTTCCCGGCGCCGGAGGACTGGGCGGAGCTGCAGGGCGCCGTCTACCGGCTGCTGGTGGTGCTGCTGTGCTGCCTGGCCACGCAGCGGCTGCCCCACTTCCTGCACCCCGGGCGCGACCTGCTGCGCGGCGCCGGCCTCGACCTGGGCGCCCTCTACCTGCGCGTGGAGCGCTTCGCCAGCCAGCCCGAGGCCGCCCTGCGCATCCACGCCAcccacctgggccccagcccGCCGCCCCGCATCGACCACGGCGTCAAGGCGCTGCTGCAGCTGCCCGCCAGCGACCCCGCCTACTGGGCCACCGCCTACTTCGACGTCCTGCTGGACAAG TTCCAGGTCTTCCACATCCAGGACCAGGACCGGGTCGCGGCCATGCAGAGCATCTTCCGGAAGACCAAGACGGTGGGCGGTGAGGCCAGCTGA